One segment of Anatilimnocola aggregata DNA contains the following:
- a CDS encoding class I SAM-dependent methyltransferase, translating into MSTQIAKRGSSAKQQSLPDYAANLQAFHVEFANELRAMLQQLPIAPGMQVLEVAAGDGQFAIWLNELVGTEGKVTAVDISRAWLKEATVKLEDQQADGVELQQADATQLPFDDASFDFVWCAQSLYSLPRIGDCLAEMRRVLRPGGTLAILENDSLHHLLLPWPVDLELQIHTAQLRAFRAQSRQPARFYAGRWLSRLLRKAGLQRPQERCFASTRQQPLSNMAERYFSTYVQGVRERVEPWLSKRALRRLDQLIDPDHSRCLWKQSDFVAVCIDRVVWAQRSRRAK; encoded by the coding sequence ATGTCGACGCAAATTGCGAAGCGAGGCTCAAGCGCCAAGCAGCAGTCTCTTCCCGACTATGCTGCGAATCTGCAGGCCTTCCATGTCGAGTTTGCTAACGAGTTGCGGGCGATGTTGCAGCAGCTGCCGATCGCGCCGGGTATGCAAGTGCTGGAAGTTGCGGCTGGCGATGGTCAATTTGCGATTTGGCTAAACGAATTGGTCGGCACAGAGGGGAAGGTGACCGCAGTTGATATTTCCCGGGCGTGGCTCAAAGAAGCGACAGTTAAGTTGGAGGACCAGCAGGCAGACGGTGTCGAATTGCAGCAGGCCGATGCCACGCAACTGCCGTTTGACGATGCTTCGTTCGACTTTGTCTGGTGTGCTCAGAGTCTATACAGCTTGCCGAGAATTGGCGATTGCCTTGCCGAGATGCGCCGCGTCTTGCGGCCCGGTGGAACCTTGGCGATTCTCGAAAACGACTCACTGCATCATCTGCTGCTCCCCTGGCCTGTCGATCTCGAACTACAAATTCACACCGCGCAGCTACGTGCCTTTCGAGCTCAATCGAGACAGCCGGCGAGGTTCTATGCCGGGCGGTGGCTTTCGCGTTTGCTGCGCAAGGCCGGTTTGCAGCGGCCACAAGAACGCTGCTTCGCTTCGACGCGGCAACAGCCCCTCAGCAACATGGCCGAGCGGTATTTCAGCACCTATGTGCAAGGTGTGCGCGAGCGCGTCGAACCGTGGCTCTCGAAACGTGCTCTGCGGCGATTGGATCAATTGATCGATCCGGACCACAGCCGTTGTTTGTGGAAGCAGTCGGATTTTGTTGCCGTGTGCATCGACCGGGTCGTATGGGCGCAGCGGAGTCGGCGGGCAAAGTAG
- a CDS encoding cation diffusion facilitator family transporter encodes MPHLHAHGNHSHAHGHSHAPANYGRAFAIGVALNLGFVIVEAGFGAWSHSLSLLADAGHNLSDVLGLLLAWGASVLAARLPTQRRTYGLRRSSILAALLNAIILLLAVGGIAWEAVQRLIHPEPVAGGTVMVVAGIGFLVNGFTAWLFMSGHNDLNIRGAFLHMAADAAVSLGVVFAALAMQLTGWLWLDPATSLAIVVVITFGTWGLLRESLDLALDAVPANIHPEKVIAYLQQLPGVVAVHDLHIWGMSTTETALTVHLVKPDATLDDQLLARINRELHDQFGIEHTTIQFELGDADHPCRLAPDDVV; translated from the coding sequence ATGCCACACCTTCACGCGCATGGTAATCACTCCCACGCTCATGGCCACAGCCATGCGCCGGCCAACTACGGTCGCGCGTTTGCAATCGGAGTGGCGCTCAACCTGGGATTTGTGATTGTCGAAGCTGGCTTTGGGGCCTGGTCGCATTCCCTCTCATTGCTGGCCGACGCGGGACATAACCTGAGCGACGTGCTGGGCCTGCTATTGGCTTGGGGCGCAAGTGTGCTCGCCGCTCGCCTGCCCACGCAGCGCCGCACCTATGGCTTGCGGCGATCATCGATTCTCGCTGCGCTTCTCAACGCGATCATCCTGCTACTCGCCGTCGGCGGCATTGCTTGGGAAGCGGTGCAGCGGTTGATTCATCCGGAGCCTGTCGCCGGTGGCACCGTGATGGTGGTTGCTGGAATCGGCTTTCTGGTGAATGGGTTTACCGCCTGGCTGTTCATGTCCGGGCACAACGACTTGAACATTCGCGGCGCATTTCTGCACATGGCAGCTGACGCCGCAGTCTCGCTGGGTGTCGTATTCGCGGCCCTGGCCATGCAACTCACGGGCTGGTTGTGGCTCGATCCGGCCACCAGCCTCGCGATAGTTGTGGTGATCACCTTCGGTACTTGGGGACTGCTGCGCGAGTCTCTTGATCTGGCTCTCGATGCCGTCCCCGCGAACATTCATCCCGAGAAGGTCATCGCCTATCTGCAACAGTTACCCGGGGTCGTGGCCGTACACGACCTGCACATCTGGGGAATGAGTACGACCGAAACAGCCCTCACGGTACACCTGGTGAAACCCGATGCCACGCTCGATGATCAGTTGCTCGCCCGGATCAATCGCGAGCTTCACGATCAATTCGGCATCGAACACACGACGATTCAATTCGAACTGGGCGACGCCGATCATCCCTGCCGCTTAGCGCCGGATGACGTCGTGTAA
- the lptE gene encoding LPS assembly lipoprotein LptE has translation MNHFRTIAALAVALLCLASSAGCATYQFGNRSLYRADIRTVHVPIVQSDSFRRNLGERLTEQICKQIELKTPYKLADADAADSILTARIVSESKRVLAENGLDEARDVETDFFVQVRWVDRRGDLIMSHTDIPIQPLLVNVSQATNFVAEGGQSLATSHQEAMFRLADQIVGQLELPW, from the coding sequence TTGAACCATTTTCGAACAATCGCCGCCCTTGCCGTCGCACTGCTCTGCCTTGCTTCCTCAGCGGGCTGCGCCACATACCAGTTTGGTAACCGCTCGCTTTATCGCGCGGATATTCGCACGGTGCATGTGCCGATCGTGCAATCCGATAGTTTCCGTCGTAATCTGGGCGAACGACTGACCGAACAGATCTGCAAACAGATCGAACTGAAGACACCGTACAAGCTGGCTGATGCTGATGCGGCCGACAGCATCCTCACCGCTCGCATCGTCAGTGAAAGCAAACGAGTGCTGGCCGAGAACGGACTCGACGAGGCGCGCGATGTTGAAACCGACTTTTTCGTCCAGGTTCGCTGGGTCGATCGTCGTGGCGACCTGATCATGAGCCACACCGACATCCCCATTCAACCGCTGCTCGTTAATGTCAGCCAGGCGACCAACTTCGTCGCTGAAGGTGGACAGTCGCTGGCCACATCTCATCAAGAGGCCATGTTCCGCCTTGCCGATCAGATCGTCGGGCAACTCGAATTGCCCTGGTGA
- a CDS encoding PVC-type heme-binding CxxCH protein translates to MNLRSWLGGLLVLGCACAVLAEDFIPRRQDKLPGPALTPAEAIKKMTVLPGFTVELVASEPDIVNPVAMTFDERGRAWITESFEYPRREPGPGRDRVKVIEDTDGDGKADKFTVFAEGLNIPSGVAVGHGGVWVANAPDILFLQDTDGDGKADKQEVIVTGFGRDDTHELPNSLTWGPDGYLYGLNGVFNYCHVKYPKTSKHYREDQPGWKFTCALFRIHPITKQFEVFCEGTSNPWGVAFDGEGSAFISACVIDHLWHLTRTGYYHRQGGPYPPHTWKLESIVKHKHQAAAYCGIHYFDSDAYPAEYRNKLYMGNIHGGCINVDKLRRDGSSYFATGEADFLTANDVWFMPVVQKTGPDGCLYVLDWYDRYHCYQDANRDPKGIDRANGRLYRVRYKDTPRAAAVDFAKLSDDELIKLLHKENDYARSTAQRVLTERIASWEAPVRPTGKQQTYRLKDGSTRVLEFPTFADGEVPEVVSPLELELQQLALNDKAPRKARMHALWTTLSLKQPNEAYSLRLLSDKDPALRAWAVRTVGNFGGSEAAWKQVRLLATDASVDVQLQVAITAATKNDEHTIPTLLNVLENCGDDMLIPHIVWQNLHPLLEKQGEQFVKLLEQPNLASSKNVMALMPRITDRVLSSKDVRTEVLAAMLKTVMMKKSDQTAATALLQTLSQRIQSRELEGKKLDSVKAVLSDRVDEIIQTPGSPLYMDAILVAGTWKNEKAISELLEFATKVKADEVRREQAINVLAAAQEPRLLDIAGTILRQPDLNSLKIRSAMMAALGKLESPEVAHETIKRYDVLGEELQPRAIELLTQRASWGKTLLGAVAEKKIAATAINVNQAQKLMSLGDKELSELVTKHWGVVRTGRDPARVKIIEEMRAHLNKTPGDPTRGLAVFNKVCGQCHKMHGNGQEVGPDITVNGRSNFEQLLSNVFDPSLVIGASYQARTVLTADGRVLTGLLAEDNEQRVVLKVQGGKLETIARGDIEEMKISELSLMPEQLEKQLKPEEIADLFSLLALDKPPSDPNAKLIPGAPVKKQ, encoded by the coding sequence ATGAATTTGCGATCTTGGCTGGGCGGTCTGTTGGTGTTGGGATGCGCGTGCGCGGTGCTGGCCGAGGACTTCATTCCTCGTCGGCAGGATAAGTTGCCCGGCCCTGCACTCACGCCAGCCGAAGCGATTAAGAAGATGACCGTGCTGCCGGGATTTACAGTGGAACTAGTGGCCAGTGAGCCCGACATTGTGAACCCAGTCGCCATGACGTTCGACGAGCGGGGCCGCGCGTGGATCACCGAGAGTTTTGAATACCCGCGCCGTGAGCCCGGACCGGGACGCGACCGGGTCAAGGTCATCGAAGATACCGACGGCGACGGCAAGGCCGACAAGTTCACGGTGTTCGCCGAAGGGCTGAACATTCCCAGCGGAGTTGCCGTGGGGCACGGCGGCGTGTGGGTCGCGAACGCGCCGGACATTCTCTTCCTGCAAGATACCGACGGCGATGGCAAAGCTGACAAGCAGGAAGTGATCGTCACCGGTTTCGGTCGCGACGATACGCACGAGTTGCCGAACTCACTGACCTGGGGACCCGATGGTTACCTGTATGGCCTGAACGGTGTGTTTAACTATTGCCATGTCAAGTATCCGAAGACGTCAAAGCACTATCGCGAAGATCAGCCAGGCTGGAAGTTCACCTGCGCGCTGTTTCGGATTCATCCGATTACAAAACAATTCGAAGTCTTTTGCGAAGGGACGAGCAATCCCTGGGGCGTGGCCTTTGATGGCGAAGGTTCGGCGTTCATCAGTGCGTGCGTGATCGATCACCTGTGGCATCTCACGCGCACCGGTTATTACCATCGCCAAGGCGGGCCTTACCCGCCGCACACCTGGAAGCTGGAGAGCATCGTCAAGCACAAGCATCAGGCGGCCGCTTACTGCGGCATCCATTACTTCGATAGCGACGCTTATCCGGCCGAGTATCGCAACAAGTTGTACATGGGGAACATTCATGGCGGCTGCATCAACGTCGACAAGTTACGGCGTGATGGGAGCAGCTATTTTGCCACTGGCGAAGCGGACTTTCTGACTGCGAACGACGTCTGGTTCATGCCCGTCGTGCAAAAGACCGGCCCCGATGGCTGCTTGTACGTGCTCGATTGGTACGACCGTTATCACTGCTATCAGGACGCGAACCGCGATCCCAAGGGGATCGACCGCGCCAACGGACGACTCTATCGCGTACGTTACAAAGACACGCCCCGCGCTGCAGCGGTCGATTTTGCGAAGCTCAGCGACGATGAACTCATCAAGCTGCTGCACAAAGAGAACGACTACGCGCGAAGTACGGCGCAGCGCGTGTTGACAGAGCGAATAGCAAGTTGGGAAGCGCCCGTACGACCGACCGGAAAACAACAGACGTATCGATTGAAGGATGGCAGTACTCGCGTGCTCGAATTCCCCACATTCGCCGACGGCGAAGTCCCCGAAGTGGTTTCGCCCCTCGAATTGGAACTGCAGCAACTGGCATTGAACGATAAAGCTCCTCGCAAAGCTCGCATGCACGCGCTGTGGACAACACTTTCGTTGAAACAACCAAACGAAGCCTATTCGCTGCGACTACTGTCGGACAAGGATCCCGCGCTGCGCGCCTGGGCGGTTCGCACCGTCGGCAATTTCGGCGGCAGTGAAGCCGCGTGGAAGCAAGTTCGGCTTCTGGCGACTGATGCGTCCGTTGATGTGCAACTGCAAGTCGCCATCACCGCCGCCACGAAGAACGACGAGCACACCATTCCCACGCTGCTGAACGTGCTGGAAAATTGCGGCGACGACATGCTCATCCCGCACATCGTGTGGCAGAACCTGCATCCGCTCTTGGAGAAGCAAGGTGAGCAGTTCGTGAAGCTGCTCGAGCAGCCCAATTTGGCCAGCTCGAAGAACGTGATGGCGCTGATGCCGAGAATCACCGATCGAGTTCTGTCGAGCAAGGATGTGCGGACGGAAGTTCTGGCCGCCATGCTCAAAACGGTGATGATGAAGAAAAGTGACCAGACCGCGGCGACAGCCCTTTTACAAACCCTCTCACAGAGAATTCAATCACGCGAATTGGAAGGTAAGAAACTTGATTCGGTAAAGGCCGTGCTGTCGGACCGCGTCGATGAGATTATCCAGACTCCCGGCAGTCCGCTTTATATGGATGCGATCCTTGTCGCCGGGACTTGGAAGAATGAAAAGGCGATTAGTGAATTGCTGGAATTCGCCACCAAAGTAAAAGCCGACGAAGTCCGTCGTGAGCAAGCCATCAACGTTCTCGCCGCAGCGCAAGAACCACGCTTGCTGGACATCGCGGGAACGATCCTTCGTCAGCCCGATCTGAATTCCTTGAAAATTCGCTCCGCGATGATGGCGGCACTCGGCAAGTTGGAATCGCCCGAAGTTGCGCACGAGACCATCAAACGTTACGACGTGCTTGGCGAAGAACTGCAACCCCGCGCGATCGAACTCCTCACGCAGCGCGCCAGTTGGGGCAAGACGCTGCTTGGTGCTGTGGCCGAGAAGAAGATTGCGGCGACGGCGATCAACGTGAACCAGGCCCAAAAGCTGATGTCGCTCGGGGATAAGGAGTTGAGTGAACTCGTCACCAAACATTGGGGCGTGGTGCGCACGGGCCGCGATCCGGCACGAGTGAAAATTATTGAGGAAATGCGAGCGCATCTGAACAAGACACCCGGCGATCCGACGCGCGGGCTGGCGGTCTTTAACAAGGTCTGTGGCCAGTGCCATAAGATGCACGGCAATGGGCAGGAGGTTGGTCCCGATATCACAGTGAACGGTCGGTCGAACTTCGAGCAGCTGCTGTCGAATGTGTTTGATCCCAGCCTGGTGATTGGCGCGTCGTATCAGGCTCGCACGGTGCTCACGGCCGATGGACGCGTTCTCACCGGGCTGCTGGCCGAAGATAACGAGCAGCGTGTGGTACTGAAAGTGCAGGGAGGAAAGCTCGAAACGATTGCCCGGGGAGATATTGAGGAAATGAAGATCAGCGAGTTGTCGCTGATGCCCGAGCAGTTGGAAAAGCAATTGAAGCCTGAAGAAATCGCCGATCTGTTCTCGCTCCTCGCACTCGACAAGCCACCCAGTGACCCGAATGCCAAGCTGATTCCCGGAGCACCCGTGAAGAAGCAATAG
- a CDS encoding outer membrane protein assembly factor BamB family protein — MHRQHLFFTLAIGLVCFVGQVALAADAAPKVTGFQPAANDWPWWRGPNNNGIAAADQDPPVTWSETENVVWKTPIAGRGHSSATVVGDQVFVTTAEEDRELLAVICLERKTGAVRWRTDVHTGGMDKKGNKKTSQASSTVACDGERLYVNFLNHGSVVTTALDRQGKQVWQTKVADFATHQGFGSSPALFGSLVYVTADSKTGGAVAALSREKGEIVWQQLRPEKANYASPIVLRVAGKEQLLVSGCDLASGFHPVTGSKFWEIEGATTECVTTMVTDGERVFVSGGYPRKHVQAIVADGTGKTAWQNNVQVYVPSMIAHDGYLYATQDGGVASCWKSDTGEEMWKERLGGTFSGSLTLVGDKLYTTNESGTTFVFKANPKQFEKLAENMLTGEAFATPTICGSQIFLRVAEFKDGKRQEMVYCIGKK, encoded by the coding sequence ATGCACCGTCAGCATCTGTTCTTCACATTGGCCATTGGTCTCGTCTGTTTCGTCGGTCAGGTTGCTTTGGCAGCGGATGCCGCGCCCAAGGTTACCGGCTTTCAGCCCGCGGCCAACGATTGGCCTTGGTGGCGAGGGCCCAATAACAACGGCATCGCGGCAGCCGATCAGGACCCGCCTGTGACGTGGAGCGAGACTGAGAATGTCGTTTGGAAAACGCCGATTGCCGGCCGTGGTCACAGCAGTGCGACGGTCGTCGGCGACCAGGTCTTTGTGACCACCGCCGAAGAAGATCGCGAATTGCTGGCAGTGATCTGCCTCGAGCGAAAGACTGGCGCGGTGCGCTGGCGGACCGATGTACACACTGGCGGTATGGACAAGAAGGGGAACAAAAAGACCTCACAAGCGTCTTCAACGGTCGCCTGTGACGGCGAGCGGCTGTATGTCAATTTTCTCAATCATGGTAGCGTCGTCACGACGGCACTCGATCGGCAGGGGAAGCAGGTCTGGCAAACCAAAGTCGCCGATTTCGCCACGCATCAGGGCTTTGGCTCCTCACCGGCCCTGTTCGGCTCGCTGGTCTACGTGACGGCCGATAGCAAGACAGGGGGCGCAGTCGCAGCCCTTTCACGCGAGAAGGGCGAGATCGTTTGGCAGCAGTTGCGACCCGAAAAGGCCAACTACGCTTCACCGATTGTGCTGCGCGTGGCCGGCAAAGAACAGCTGCTTGTTTCCGGTTGCGACCTGGCCAGCGGGTTTCACCCCGTCACGGGCAGTAAGTTCTGGGAGATTGAAGGGGCCACGACCGAGTGCGTAACGACGATGGTTACCGATGGCGAGCGAGTATTCGTCAGTGGTGGTTACCCGCGCAAGCACGTGCAGGCAATTGTCGCCGATGGTACAGGCAAGACTGCCTGGCAGAATAATGTGCAAGTATATGTGCCTTCGATGATTGCCCACGATGGCTACCTGTATGCCACGCAAGATGGTGGCGTTGCCTCGTGCTGGAAGAGTGACACTGGCGAAGAAATGTGGAAAGAACGCCTTGGTGGCACCTTCAGCGGCTCGCTCACGCTTGTTGGCGACAAACTTTACACCACCAACGAAAGTGGTACGACATTTGTCTTCAAGGCGAACCCGAAGCAGTTCGAAAAGCTGGCCGAGAACATGCTGACCGGCGAAGCCTTCGCCACTCCCACCATCTGCGGCAGCCAGATTTTCCTGCGCGTCGCTGAATTCAAAGACGGCAAACGGCAGGAAATGGTTTATTGCATAGGTAAGAAGTAA
- a CDS encoding DUF1501 domain-containing protein, with protein MSGLNRREMLASLGGGFGTLALRGLLEKDGALSAEKSAAEKSKAQVRTNKNPLAPRPPQFAAKAKSVIFLFMYGGPSHIDLFDPKPALTKWEGQPIPVFNQNDVFRKGSKNAALPSPYSFAKHGESGMEISEKFPHLAKLSDELCVIRSMHAESNNHAPALFQIQTGDRLSGRPCIGSWVNYGLGSENENLPGFVVLMDRDGAPVNGALNWSNGFMPAAYQGVPFRPTGDPIAYLSPPAGVSREQQRARLDLLGKWNEQHRAQNPNESELAARIASYELAYRMQSHAAEAVAIEQEPESIRQMYGLDNKLTAHFGRNCLLARRMVERGVRFVQIYSGGNEGPKAWDAHDDIKKNHDLHCGETDLPIAGLIQDLKRRGLLDSTLIIWGGEFGRTPFAEDGKGRDHHAKAFTMWLAGGGIKGGTTYGETDEFGYNVVKDAVSVPDLHATCLHLLGLDHTRLTYNVMGRDFRLTDVSGNVLTNLIA; from the coding sequence ATGTCAGGATTGAACCGACGCGAAATGCTCGCCAGCTTGGGTGGCGGTTTCGGTACCCTCGCGCTGCGCGGCCTGCTCGAAAAAGATGGCGCGCTGTCTGCCGAAAAATCAGCGGCGGAAAAATCGAAGGCTCAAGTTCGCACGAACAAGAATCCGCTTGCGCCACGTCCGCCGCAATTCGCGGCCAAGGCCAAGTCGGTCATTTTTCTGTTCATGTACGGCGGGCCGAGTCACATCGACCTGTTCGATCCAAAGCCGGCCCTGACGAAGTGGGAGGGCCAGCCCATCCCCGTCTTCAATCAGAACGACGTCTTCCGCAAGGGAAGCAAGAACGCGGCGCTGCCCAGCCCCTACTCGTTTGCCAAGCATGGCGAATCGGGAATGGAGATCTCCGAGAAGTTCCCGCATCTCGCCAAACTGAGCGACGAGTTGTGCGTGATCCGCTCGATGCATGCAGAGAGCAACAACCATGCGCCGGCCCTGTTTCAAATTCAAACCGGCGACCGACTCTCCGGCCGCCCTTGCATCGGCTCGTGGGTGAACTATGGGCTGGGGAGCGAGAACGAGAATCTTCCCGGCTTCGTCGTGCTGATGGACCGCGATGGCGCTCCCGTCAATGGCGCGCTCAATTGGTCGAATGGTTTCATGCCAGCGGCCTATCAAGGGGTGCCGTTTCGGCCGACCGGCGATCCGATTGCCTATCTCAGTCCCCCCGCAGGCGTCTCGCGCGAGCAGCAACGGGCTCGGCTCGATCTGCTCGGCAAGTGGAACGAACAACATCGCGCGCAGAACCCGAACGAGAGCGAACTGGCCGCCCGGATCGCTTCGTACGAACTGGCTTATCGCATGCAATCGCACGCCGCGGAGGCAGTCGCCATCGAACAAGAGCCCGAATCGATTCGCCAGATGTACGGGCTCGATAACAAGCTCACTGCTCACTTTGGTCGCAACTGCCTCCTCGCCCGGCGAATGGTCGAACGCGGCGTACGATTCGTCCAGATTTACAGTGGCGGTAATGAGGGGCCGAAGGCTTGGGACGCGCACGACGACATTAAGAAGAACCACGACTTGCACTGCGGCGAAACTGACCTACCCATTGCCGGGCTGATTCAGGACCTGAAGCGTCGCGGGTTGCTCGATTCGACCCTCATCATTTGGGGTGGCGAGTTCGGCCGCACTCCGTTTGCGGAAGATGGCAAGGGGCGCGATCATCATGCCAAGGCCTTTACCATGTGGCTGGCTGGCGGTGGCATCAAGGGTGGCACCACGTACGGCGAGACCGACGAGTTCGGCTACAACGTCGTCAAGGACGCAGTTTCCGTCCCCGACCTGCACGCCACCTGCTTGCACCTGCTCGGGCTCGATCACACGCGCCTGACTTACAACGTCATGGGTCGTGACTTCCGCCTGACCGATGTCAGCGGCAATGTGCTGACGAACCTCATTGCCTAA
- a CDS encoding MgtC/SapB family protein: MLSTLELIVRLSLAALFGAVLGWEREAQQKPAGLRTHILVSLGSAAFMLAGLELKNELVEKNQANSADILKVLGGIVGGIGFLGAGSIIQKRRGVSGLTTAATIWLTAAVGIASGLGYYRLAIISVILALVVLLALGIVQHGKQYLHNDDSPSDPPKDDARNEKPARG, encoded by the coding sequence ATGCTCAGCACCCTTGAACTGATCGTCCGATTGTCACTCGCCGCTCTGTTTGGAGCGGTCTTGGGCTGGGAGCGGGAAGCACAACAGAAGCCAGCGGGACTGCGAACTCACATCCTTGTTTCGCTTGGCTCTGCCGCATTCATGCTGGCCGGGCTAGAGCTGAAAAACGAGTTAGTTGAGAAAAATCAGGCCAACTCGGCTGACATCCTGAAAGTGCTGGGCGGCATTGTGGGCGGCATCGGCTTTCTTGGCGCAGGGTCGATCATACAGAAACGGCGCGGGGTAAGTGGCCTGACGACCGCCGCAACCATTTGGCTGACCGCGGCGGTCGGCATTGCCAGCGGTCTCGGGTATTATCGCCTGGCAATTATTAGTGTGATCCTGGCTCTGGTTGTGCTGCTGGCACTCGGCATTGTGCAGCACGGAAAGCAATACCTGCATAACGACGACTCGCCGAGTGACCCTCCCAAAGACGACGCACGCAACGAAAAGCCAGCTCGCGGTTAA
- a CDS encoding CsbD family protein — MANAQMLQGNWNEIKGKLRIKWGQLTNDDIGMFNGNVDQLVGTIQRKTGEARQSIEQFLDSLTSGSSSTVGQAAETAREYATQATNRISEYANQAGEYATDFAQHAGERMQQGTDQAGRAMKQGYKQAESVVRHNPAESVAVCFGAGVLVGLMVGMMINNR; from the coding sequence ATGGCCAATGCACAAATGCTGCAAGGGAATTGGAACGAAATCAAAGGCAAGTTACGGATAAAGTGGGGTCAACTCACCAACGACGACATCGGCATGTTCAATGGCAACGTCGATCAACTGGTCGGCACCATTCAGCGCAAGACTGGCGAAGCTCGGCAATCAATCGAGCAGTTCCTCGATTCACTAACGTCTGGTAGCTCGTCGACAGTCGGTCAAGCCGCCGAAACAGCGCGTGAATATGCGACGCAAGCGACCAACCGTATTTCTGAATATGCAAACCAGGCCGGCGAGTACGCCACTGACTTTGCTCAACATGCGGGCGAACGCATGCAGCAAGGAACCGATCAAGCTGGCCGCGCTATGAAGCAAGGTTACAAGCAGGCCGAAAGCGTTGTGAGGCACAACCCAGCTGAATCCGTTGCCGTCTGCTTCGGAGCCGGCGTATTGGTTGGTCTCATGGTCGGGATGATGATCAACAACCGGTAG
- a CDS encoding tetratricopeptide repeat protein, translating into MPKTAASSAPTILRATMCEALSPAVGRCAWTILGIALLTLCLGCQSLVPRSKSPSEVTQANNMFDSADDSPEQVAADAASDAALEALTWDDFQPKNLTRAVKKVTGNGPNRKVARELYREAEGIYREAAAKPENQRQELFVAAAEKYAEAADRWPGSALQQDALFMSGESYYFADYYPKANDQYEQVIKAFPNNRYLDTIDQRRFAVARYWLDKNRKEPESWYAFNLFDQERPWRDTRGYALRVFDKIRVDDPTGRLADDATLAAGNENFASGRFQKADDYYSDLRQAYPTSEHQFNAHYLGLKAKLMSYMGPDYGAGALDEAEKLIKQIKRQFPKEYAAEQDYLDRASAEIRYKKAEKVYKLAEYFDFRAEYRAAGQYYQRIVREFDDTPFAEKAANRIAEISDKPGKPEQYVPWLVDLFPKRDKISRVQDAVDAYEKANPTPEAQSPVQQAGFQQ; encoded by the coding sequence ATGCCGAAAACTGCCGCTTCGTCCGCACCAACCATATTGCGGGCGACGATGTGCGAGGCGCTTTCGCCCGCGGTGGGCCGCTGCGCTTGGACGATCCTCGGCATCGCCCTCCTCACGCTCTGTCTCGGTTGCCAATCATTGGTGCCCCGCAGCAAGAGCCCGAGCGAAGTTACCCAAGCCAATAACATGTTTGACTCGGCGGATGACAGCCCCGAGCAGGTAGCAGCCGATGCTGCGTCAGACGCCGCGTTGGAAGCGCTGACCTGGGACGACTTTCAGCCCAAGAATCTGACCAGAGCAGTCAAGAAGGTCACCGGCAACGGCCCCAATCGCAAAGTGGCTCGCGAACTCTATCGCGAGGCCGAAGGGATCTATCGCGAAGCGGCTGCCAAACCCGAAAACCAGCGGCAAGAACTGTTCGTAGCAGCTGCCGAAAAGTATGCGGAAGCAGCCGACCGTTGGCCTGGCTCGGCACTCCAGCAAGACGCATTGTTCATGTCGGGCGAAAGTTATTACTTTGCCGACTACTACCCCAAAGCCAACGACCAGTACGAGCAGGTAATCAAAGCGTTTCCCAATAATCGCTATCTCGACACCATCGACCAGCGCCGCTTCGCGGTCGCTCGCTACTGGCTCGACAAGAATCGTAAAGAACCGGAAAGCTGGTACGCCTTCAACCTATTCGACCAGGAACGCCCCTGGCGCGACACGCGCGGCTATGCGTTACGCGTGTTCGACAAGATTCGCGTGGATGACCCAACGGGACGACTGGCCGACGACGCCACCCTTGCTGCAGGTAACGAAAACTTCGCCAGCGGCAGGTTCCAAAAGGCCGACGACTATTATAGCGACCTGCGCCAGGCCTATCCCACGAGCGAGCATCAGTTCAACGCGCACTACCTTGGTCTCAAGGCCAAGCTGATGAGTTACATGGGCCCCGATTACGGGGCCGGCGCGCTCGACGAAGCCGAGAAGCTGATTAAACAGATTAAGCGTCAGTTCCCCAAAGAATATGCAGCCGAGCAAGACTACCTCGATCGCGCGTCGGCCGAAATTCGCTACAAGAAGGCCGAGAAGGTTTACAAGCTGGCCGAGTACTTTGACTTCCGGGCCGAGTATCGCGCGGCAGGTCAATACTATCAACGGATCGTGCGTGAATTCGACGACACACCGTTCGCCGAGAAGGCCGCGAACCGCATTGCCGAGATCAGCGACAAGCCCGGCAAGCCTGAGCAGTACGTTCCCTGGCTCGTCGACCTGTTTCCCAAGCGGGACAAGATCTCTCGCGTGCAGGATGCCGTCGACGCTTACGAAAAGGCAAATCCGACACCTGAAGCCCAGTCTCCTGTTCAGCAAGCTGGATTCCAGCAATAA